Proteins found in one Alteromonas macleodii genomic segment:
- the ybgC gene encoding tol-pal system-associated acyl-CoA thioesterase: MHLHQVRVYYEDTDAGGIVYYANYLKFMERARTEWLRELGFEQDTLMEQSIAFVVKHVEMHNYAPARFNQLLSIETRVVELKGASMTFQQNIKNEQGVTLVSGNIKVACVDLAVMKPKRLPRTLLGEISRVI; the protein is encoded by the coding sequence ATGCATTTACATCAGGTAAGAGTGTATTACGAAGACACCGACGCAGGCGGTATCGTCTATTATGCGAATTACCTTAAGTTTATGGAGCGAGCGCGCACAGAGTGGCTTCGCGAGCTAGGTTTTGAACAAGACACGCTGATGGAACAATCCATCGCTTTTGTCGTCAAACACGTTGAAATGCATAACTATGCGCCAGCGCGGTTTAATCAGCTGTTGAGTATTGAAACTCGCGTTGTAGAATTGAAAGGCGCTAGTATGACGTTTCAACAAAATATTAAAAATGAACAAGGCGTTACCTTAGTATCAGGAAATATTAAGGTTGCCTGCGTCGATTTGGCTGTAATGAAGCCAAAAAGATTACCACGTACTTTGTTAGGGGAAATTTCGCGTGTCATCTGA
- the aspS gene encoding aspartate--tRNA ligase, with amino-acid sequence MRTDYCGNIDSSYIGQEVTLCGWVNKRRDLGGVIFIDLRDREGIVQVVFDPDLPDVLSVANTLRSEFCVKLTGKVRARPEGQINKDMRTGEIEILGTGLEVINKSDVLPLDWNQENSEEQRLRYRYLDLRRPVMSQRLQFRAKVTGAVRRFLEEEGFLDIETPILTKATPEGARDYLVPSRTHKGEFFALPQSPQLFKQLLMMSGMDRYYQIVKCFRDEDLRADRQPEFTQIDIETTFLDADGVMSITERMIRDLFNKMLDVDLGDFPRMTYAEAMKRFGSDKPDLRNPLELTDVADLLANVDFKVFSGPANDPKGRVAAIRVPGGASLSRKQIDEYTKFVGIYGAKGLAWIKVNDAGAGLEGLQSPILKFLTEDITNAIIERSGAQSGDILLFGADSYTVVTEAMGALRLKLGEDFELLEGEWKPLWVVDFPMFEEFDGQLHAIHHPFTAPRGLTPEELKANPAEALSDAYDMVLNGVELGGGSVRIHNEDMQSTVFNILGIDDEEAKNKFGFLLDALRFGAPPHAGLAFGLDRLVMLMTGATSIRDVMAFPKTTTAACPLTSAPSPANPQQLEELAIATVKKQS; translated from the coding sequence ATGCGCACAGATTACTGTGGGAATATCGATTCATCATACATTGGACAAGAAGTTACCCTTTGCGGGTGGGTTAATAAGCGTCGCGATTTAGGCGGTGTAATTTTCATCGACTTACGCGACCGCGAAGGTATCGTACAAGTGGTGTTCGACCCAGATTTACCCGACGTGCTATCAGTAGCTAACACGTTACGTAGTGAATTCTGTGTAAAGTTAACCGGTAAAGTACGAGCGCGCCCTGAAGGTCAAATTAATAAAGACATGCGCACAGGTGAAATTGAAATTCTAGGTACAGGCCTTGAAGTGATCAACAAATCTGACGTGCTTCCACTAGACTGGAACCAAGAAAACTCAGAAGAACAGCGCCTTCGTTACCGTTACCTAGACCTTCGCCGTCCTGTAATGAGCCAACGCTTACAATTCCGTGCAAAAGTAACCGGTGCTGTACGTCGCTTCCTAGAAGAAGAAGGTTTCTTAGATATTGAAACACCTATTCTTACTAAGGCAACGCCAGAAGGTGCACGTGACTACCTAGTGCCAAGCCGCACGCACAAAGGTGAGTTCTTTGCACTTCCGCAATCGCCACAGCTTTTCAAACAGCTTCTGATGATGTCGGGTATGGACCGTTACTATCAAATCGTTAAGTGCTTCCGCGACGAAGACTTACGTGCCGACCGTCAGCCAGAATTTACCCAAATCGATATTGAGACCACGTTCTTAGATGCCGATGGCGTAATGTCTATTACCGAGCGTATGATCCGCGACTTGTTCAACAAAATGCTGGATGTTGATCTTGGCGACTTCCCGCGTATGACTTATGCAGAAGCAATGAAGCGCTTTGGTAGCGACAAGCCCGACTTGCGCAACCCGCTAGAGTTAACAGACGTTGCAGACTTGCTTGCTAACGTTGACTTTAAAGTATTCAGCGGCCCAGCCAACGACCCGAAAGGTCGCGTTGCGGCTATTCGCGTACCTGGCGGTGCGTCACTTTCGCGCAAGCAAATTGACGAATACACCAAGTTCGTAGGTATTTACGGCGCGAAAGGCCTAGCATGGATTAAAGTTAACGATGCTGGCGCAGGTCTTGAAGGACTACAGTCGCCAATCCTTAAATTCCTAACGGAAGACATTACTAACGCAATCATTGAGCGCTCTGGCGCACAAAGTGGCGATATTCTATTGTTCGGTGCAGACAGCTACACCGTGGTTACCGAAGCGATGGGCGCACTTCGTCTTAAGCTTGGTGAAGACTTTGAGCTTCTTGAAGGCGAGTGGAAGCCACTTTGGGTTGTTGACTTCCCAATGTTTGAAGAGTTTGACGGACAGCTACACGCTATTCACCACCCGTTTACTGCGCCGCGTGGTTTAACGCCGGAAGAACTTAAAGCTAACCCAGCTGAAGCCTTATCTGATGCTTACGATATGGTATTGAACGGTGTTGAATTAGGCGGTGGTTCTGTACGTATTCACAATGAAGACATGCAGTCTACGGTATTCAATATTCTTGGCATAGACGATGAAGAAGCGAAGAACAAATTCGGCTTCTTGCTTGATGCACTTCGCTTTGGTGCGCCACCGCATGCAGGTCTTGCGTTTGGTCTAGACCGTTTGGTAATGCTAATGACGGGCGCAACCTCTATTCGCGATGTAATGGCGTTCCCGAAAACGACCACAGCGGCATGCCCGTTAACATCGGCGCCTAGCCCTGCGAACCCACAGCAGCTTGAAGAGCTCGCTATTGCAACGGTGAAAAAGCAATCGTAA
- the ruvC gene encoding crossover junction endodeoxyribonuclease RuvC, producing MVILGIDPGSRITGYGLIARKQGKLVYVASGCIRVGTADLSSRLANIFTGVGDIIRQYKPDQFAIEQVFMAKNPDSALKLGQARGAAIVAATQAQLPVAEYSARQIKQSVVGKGGADKTQVQHMVKHLLSLSGTPQADAADALAVALCHAHTEQSLINMAGQARKTVRGRLR from the coding sequence ATGGTTATACTGGGTATAGATCCAGGTTCTCGGATTACAGGCTATGGTTTAATTGCACGCAAGCAAGGTAAACTGGTGTATGTAGCAAGCGGATGCATTCGCGTTGGAACGGCAGATTTATCCTCTCGTCTTGCTAATATTTTTACCGGTGTTGGCGATATTATTCGTCAATATAAGCCCGACCAGTTTGCGATTGAGCAAGTATTTATGGCGAAAAACCCTGATTCAGCGTTAAAGCTTGGTCAGGCCAGAGGGGCCGCCATTGTGGCAGCCACCCAAGCGCAGCTTCCTGTTGCTGAATACAGCGCAAGGCAAATTAAGCAGTCGGTAGTTGGAAAAGGTGGCGCAGATAAAACGCAAGTTCAGCACATGGTTAAACACCTGCTTAGCTTAAGCGGCACTCCCCAGGCCGATGCTGCCGATGCATTAGCCGTTGCCTTGTGTCACGCACACACCGAACAGAGCCTGATAAACATGGCAGGGCAAGCCCGAAAAACCGTTCGTGGTCGTTTGCGCTAA
- the tolA gene encoding cell envelope integrity protein TolA translates to MTPEQLGLYKSLGLHAIIAALLLISVSFSPEPLPNAPSNAPVIEATFIDAQAIADQKKAQAQAEAQARAQEREKQRKAQAAAEKKRQQQLAAKRAKEKREAEAAEAKRQKELERLAAQKEQERKEREAKAKAEAERKKKEAAERAEMERIMQEQLAQEQAAQRERRRKQVLTEVERYTALIQQTIKRNLYSDDSYSGKTCRLNIRLATTGFVTSIRVLGGNDALCRAAESAVRRAEKLPVSDAPDVYEQLKDITLKVEL, encoded by the coding sequence ATGACGCCTGAACAACTTGGTTTATACAAGTCGTTAGGTTTGCATGCCATTATTGCTGCACTGTTACTTATTAGCGTCAGTTTCTCGCCCGAGCCGCTGCCTAACGCTCCCTCTAATGCGCCGGTAATTGAAGCAACCTTCATTGATGCGCAAGCTATAGCCGACCAGAAGAAGGCCCAGGCACAAGCCGAGGCGCAGGCGCGAGCCCAAGAGCGAGAGAAGCAAAGAAAAGCACAAGCGGCAGCTGAGAAAAAGCGTCAACAGCAGCTAGCAGCTAAGCGTGCGAAAGAAAAGCGTGAGGCTGAGGCTGCCGAGGCAAAAAGACAAAAAGAGTTAGAACGCCTTGCTGCGCAGAAGGAACAAGAGCGCAAGGAACGTGAAGCAAAAGCGAAAGCTGAAGCCGAGCGGAAGAAGAAAGAAGCGGCTGAACGTGCAGAGATGGAAAGAATCATGCAAGAGCAGTTAGCGCAAGAGCAAGCGGCTCAGCGAGAGCGTAGACGAAAGCAAGTGTTAACTGAAGTTGAGCGCTACACTGCGCTAATTCAGCAAACTATCAAGCGCAACTTGTATTCTGACGACAGCTATAGCGGTAAAACTTGCCGCTTGAATATACGGCTGGCTACCACAGGTTTTGTAACCAGTATTCGTGTACTTGGCGGTAACGACGCGCTATGCCGCGCAGCAGAGAGTGCAGTACGCCGTGCAGAAAAGCTACCTGTGTCAGATGCACCCGATGTTTACGAGCAGCTAAAAGACATAACTTTAAAAGTGGAATTATAG
- a CDS encoding DUF72 domain-containing protein yields the protein MWQHSHWPSTWFANYPKSDNGLSLYAKECNTVEGNTTFYSLPHQDAVARWCDSTPDHFRFTFKFHQNITHVHQLQHCEEEVAQQLALLSPLKEKLGVMMLQLPASFGPEKLPVLDTFLANLPKKLNIAVEVRHLAFFAKGNEEKALNQLLIRHGVNRIIMDTRALFSGSLDAGGADKRAMLEEVRQKKPRVPVNVIATGQTPIVRFVGNDIDDDNQRCLLPWVKKVKLWQSEGKDVYFFCHRPDNKDAPWLAQQFIDLYNAEEIAHRLDNLSIRNQPAQNALF from the coding sequence ATGTGGCAACACAGCCATTGGCCAAGCACGTGGTTTGCTAATTATCCCAAGTCTGATAATGGATTGTCGCTGTATGCCAAGGAGTGTAATACGGTTGAAGGGAATACCACATTTTACTCTCTTCCCCACCAAGACGCTGTAGCGAGATGGTGCGATTCAACACCCGACCACTTCAGATTTACTTTCAAGTTTCACCAGAACATTACTCATGTACATCAATTACAGCATTGTGAAGAAGAGGTTGCCCAACAGCTTGCTTTATTAAGCCCGCTAAAAGAAAAGCTAGGAGTAATGATGCTGCAACTGCCCGCTTCTTTCGGGCCAGAGAAACTGCCCGTTCTAGACACGTTTTTAGCAAACTTACCTAAAAAATTAAACATTGCAGTTGAAGTGCGCCACCTGGCGTTTTTCGCTAAAGGTAATGAGGAAAAAGCGCTTAACCAACTTTTGATCCGCCACGGTGTGAATAGAATTATTATGGACACCCGAGCTTTATTTAGCGGGTCTTTAGATGCAGGCGGAGCAGATAAGCGCGCTATGCTAGAAGAAGTCAGGCAGAAAAAGCCGCGGGTTCCCGTTAACGTTATCGCTACAGGCCAGACTCCCATTGTGCGCTTCGTGGGTAATGATATTGATGACGACAACCAGCGCTGTTTATTGCCCTGGGTGAAAAAAGTGAAGCTTTGGCAAAGCGAAGGAAAAGATGTGTACTTTTTTTGTCACCGCCCTGACAACAAAGACGCACCATGGCTGGCGCAACAGTTTATTGATTTGTACAACGCTGAAGAGATAGCCCACCGGTTAGACAACCTTTCAATTAGAAATCAGCCAGCTCAAAATGCCTTGTTTTAG
- a CDS encoding GAF domain-containing protein, with product MNHEYEKARLAALESLDILDTPPSEQLDALTKKVQEEFSAKTCLVSLVAEDRQWFKSRQCMDATETPRNISFCTYAIAEEEYLIVPDAKAEKVFANNPLVTGKPYIRAYAGAILRNKDGYELGTLCLLFDEPRDFTETEIVSLKNYARTAEMIIFSEH from the coding sequence ATGAATCATGAATACGAAAAAGCACGTCTTGCTGCTTTGGAATCGTTAGATATATTAGACACTCCCCCCAGCGAACAACTTGATGCGCTTACTAAAAAAGTCCAAGAAGAATTTAGTGCTAAAACCTGCTTGGTAAGCCTGGTTGCTGAAGACCGTCAATGGTTTAAGTCGCGTCAATGCATGGACGCTACAGAAACACCCCGTAACATCTCTTTTTGCACTTATGCCATTGCAGAAGAGGAATATTTAATAGTACCAGATGCAAAAGCTGAAAAAGTATTCGCTAATAACCCGTTGGTGACTGGCAAGCCATATATTCGGGCGTATGCGGGTGCAATTTTACGTAATAAAGACGGCTATGAACTAGGTACCTTATGCCTTCTGTTTGATGAACCAAGAGACTTTACAGAAACTGAGATAGTGAGCTTAAAAAACTATGCTCGCACAGCGGAAATGATCATTTTTTCAGAACATTAA
- the ruvA gene encoding Holliday junction branch migration protein RuvA, with protein MIGRIRGTLAEKQPPEILVDVAGVGYEIHMPMTSFYQLPAVGEEVVVYTHFVVREDAQLLFGFADKMERGLFRELIKANGVGPKLGLAILSGMSAGQFLASVQNEDVSALVSLPGIGKKTAERLVVELKDRLAKFGKAQSIVMPPPSSDLLSNNTIVEVNDAREEAQSALIALGYKPAQASKLVESVYIEGMESEAVIRDALKAAI; from the coding sequence ATGATTGGACGAATTCGCGGTACGTTGGCTGAGAAACAGCCTCCAGAAATTCTTGTAGATGTAGCCGGCGTTGGCTACGAAATTCACATGCCTATGACCAGTTTCTACCAGCTTCCTGCGGTGGGTGAAGAAGTGGTGGTGTACACGCACTTTGTGGTTCGCGAAGACGCCCAGTTACTGTTTGGTTTTGCTGATAAAATGGAAAGAGGCTTATTTCGCGAGTTAATAAAAGCGAACGGTGTAGGCCCTAAACTGGGCTTAGCTATTTTATCAGGTATGTCGGCTGGGCAGTTTTTGGCAAGTGTGCAAAATGAAGACGTTTCAGCATTGGTAAGTTTACCTGGCATTGGTAAGAAAACTGCCGAACGTTTAGTGGTCGAACTCAAAGACAGGCTCGCTAAGTTTGGTAAAGCGCAAAGCATTGTGATGCCACCGCCTAGCAGTGACCTGTTATCGAATAACACAATTGTTGAAGTAAACGACGCCCGTGAAGAGGCACAAAGCGCACTTATCGCATTAGGCTATAAGCCAGCGCAGGCGAGTAAGCTGGTTGAAAGTGTATACATTGAAGGTATGGAAAGCGAAGCGGTAATTCGCGATGCCTTAAAAGCCGCTATATAA
- the tolR gene encoding protein TolR, producing MYVRKRRRPVSEINVVPYIDVMLVLLIIFMVTAPLISQGVKVDLPKASANPIEQEDNPPIIASVDVKGRYFLNVGEDQESPISEDELGAIVKAQLTKEPNTPVVVKGDGQVAYNEVIQLMVLLQQAGVPSVGLMTDPVE from the coding sequence ATGTATGTAAGAAAACGCCGCAGACCGGTATCAGAGATAAACGTTGTACCCTACATCGATGTGATGTTAGTGCTACTTATTATCTTCATGGTAACGGCGCCACTTATTTCGCAAGGGGTAAAAGTTGACTTGCCTAAAGCAAGTGCTAACCCAATCGAGCAAGAAGATAACCCACCCATTATTGCGTCAGTAGATGTTAAAGGCCGTTACTTTTTAAATGTTGGTGAAGACCAAGAATCTCCAATCAGTGAAGATGAGCTGGGTGCCATAGTGAAAGCGCAGTTAACCAAAGAGCCTAACACGCCTGTTGTTGTGAAAGGTGATGGGCAGGTGGCGTACAACGAAGTGATACAGTTAATGGTATTGTTGCAACAAGCTGGTGTGCCTTCAGTAGGGTTAATGACGGATCCGGTTGAGTAA
- a CDS encoding sigma 54-interacting transcriptional regulator: protein MSEKASSNPNLLLVDDDKSLLRLLTIRLEGEGYTVTAVEDGQSALRKLQNDNYDVVLSDLRMPGLDGLSLFEEIMGIRKDIPVILMTAHGTIADAVAATQRGVFGFLPKPVDHDELRALLQKALSQSQAAQPGDWAKDIITRSPEMLNVLDQAFRIAQREVSVLISGASGTGKELLANAIHKASNRSDKPFIAINCGALPENLLESELFGHAKGAFTGAVAAHPGLFREADGGTLFLDEIGDMPMTLQVKLLRALQERQIRPVGSSKHVDIDVRIISATHKDLHKEMEEGTFREDLYYRLNVVNLKLPSLKSRSEDIPLLARSLLQQSAQRHGVNVSQFSDDAMQQLVTSSWPGNVRQLVNVVEQCVALTQTPVIPLHLVEQALSATKQSWPTLTEARDAFEQQYLHKLLKMTDGNVTRAAELAGRNRTDMHKLMKKHDLDAADFR from the coding sequence GTGAGCGAGAAGGCGAGTAGTAACCCTAACTTATTGTTGGTTGATGATGATAAAAGCTTATTGCGCTTGTTGACCATTCGCCTTGAAGGCGAGGGATACACTGTGACCGCAGTGGAAGACGGTCAATCGGCGCTGAGAAAACTTCAGAACGATAACTATGATGTTGTATTAAGTGATCTTCGCATGCCGGGCTTAGACGGTTTAAGCCTATTTGAAGAGATAATGGGAATCAGAAAAGACATCCCTGTTATTTTAATGACGGCCCATGGCACTATTGCTGATGCGGTTGCTGCCACTCAGCGCGGTGTCTTTGGTTTCTTACCTAAACCCGTTGATCACGATGAATTGCGCGCATTATTGCAAAAAGCATTGAGTCAATCTCAAGCTGCGCAGCCAGGGGATTGGGCAAAAGACATAATCACCCGTTCACCCGAAATGCTCAATGTCCTTGACCAAGCGTTTCGTATTGCCCAGCGCGAAGTATCTGTTCTTATCAGTGGCGCCAGCGGCACAGGTAAAGAACTGTTGGCGAATGCTATCCATAAAGCCAGTAACCGCAGCGATAAACCATTTATAGCGATTAACTGTGGTGCGCTACCTGAAAACTTACTTGAATCTGAATTGTTTGGTCACGCAAAGGGCGCGTTTACCGGCGCCGTAGCAGCCCATCCTGGCTTATTTAGGGAAGCCGACGGTGGTACGCTATTTTTAGACGAAATTGGCGATATGCCAATGACACTTCAAGTTAAACTTCTTCGTGCATTACAAGAACGCCAGATTCGTCCGGTTGGCAGCAGTAAACACGTAGATATTGATGTACGTATTATTTCTGCCACGCACAAAGATTTGCATAAAGAAATGGAAGAGGGCACCTTCCGCGAAGACTTGTACTACCGCTTGAATGTAGTCAACCTTAAGCTTCCATCGCTGAAATCGCGTAGTGAGGACATTCCACTACTGGCTCGCTCGCTGCTTCAGCAAAGTGCACAGCGTCATGGTGTGAATGTAAGCCAGTTCTCTGACGATGCAATGCAACAGTTAGTGACTTCATCTTGGCCGGGTAACGTACGTCAGCTTGTAAACGTGGTTGAGCAATGCGTAGCTTTAACGCAAACACCTGTCATCCCTCTACATTTAGTAGAACAAGCTCTTTCAGCTACTAAGCAGAGCTGGCCAACGCTCACAGAGGCTCGCGACGCCTTTGAACAGCAATATCTTCATAAGCTTCTTAAAATGACCGATGGCAATGTAACACGCGCTGCTGAGCTTGCAGGTAGAAACCGAACGGACATGCACAAACTTATGAAAAAGCATGATTTAGATGCCGCTGATTTCAGATAA
- the nudB gene encoding dihydroneopterin triphosphate diphosphatase, giving the protein MAYKKPESALVVLYDQHYRVLLLQRQDDPTFWQSVTGALEEGELPLETAYREVCEEIGIDAKAHGFVVNDHGKQNKYVIRSRWLHRYPPGTVHNKEHVFSLQINSDLPLVLTEHLQYEWVSKDEALARLWSPSNKEAVSLFVPSVP; this is encoded by the coding sequence ATGGCGTATAAGAAGCCTGAATCTGCACTGGTAGTGTTGTATGACCAACACTACCGAGTGCTGCTTTTGCAACGACAAGACGACCCCACCTTCTGGCAGTCGGTAACCGGCGCGTTAGAAGAGGGGGAGTTACCCTTAGAAACGGCATATCGTGAAGTGTGTGAAGAAATTGGTATCGATGCCAAAGCACACGGCTTTGTGGTTAACGACCACGGTAAGCAAAATAAATATGTTATTCGTAGCCGCTGGCTACACCGTTATCCCCCAGGTACTGTGCACAACAAAGAGCACGTATTTTCCCTTCAAATAAACAGTGATTTACCCCTTGTATTAACAGAACACTTGCAGTACGAATGGGTGTCGAAAGACGAAGCACTGGCGCGTTTATGGTCTCCCTCTAATAAAGAAGCGGTATCTTTGTTTGTACCGAGTGTGCCTTAA
- the ruvB gene encoding Holliday junction branch migration DNA helicase RuvB, translated as MIEADRLITPDASTEDEVIDRAIRPKMLEDYTGQPHVCEQMEIFIQAARNRDDALDHLLIFGPPGLGKTTLANIVANEMGVNIKTTSGPVLEKAGDLAALLTNLERNDVLFIDEIHRLSPVVEEILYPAMEDYQLDIMIGEGPAARSIKLDLPPFTLVGATTRAGSLTSPLRDRFGIVQRLEFYNVKDLTSIVARSASYLNLEMNEEGAQEVARRSRGTPRIANRLLRRVRDYAEIKSDGSVGADVAAKALDMLDVDKEGFDYMDRKLLTAIIEKFDGGPVGLDNLAAAIGEEKETIEDVIEPFLIQQGFLQRTPRGRIVSQRAYLHFGFTPSE; from the coding sequence ATGATTGAAGCAGACAGACTGATTACGCCTGACGCCAGTACCGAAGACGAGGTGATTGACCGTGCCATTCGCCCTAAAATGTTGGAAGACTACACAGGGCAGCCTCACGTTTGTGAGCAAATGGAAATATTTATTCAGGCGGCACGTAATCGCGATGATGCGCTCGACCACCTACTTATCTTTGGCCCGCCTGGTTTAGGTAAAACAACCTTGGCGAATATTGTGGCTAACGAGATGGGCGTAAACATCAAAACCACTTCAGGGCCTGTGCTAGAGAAGGCTGGGGATCTTGCCGCGCTGCTTACCAACCTAGAGCGCAACGATGTATTGTTCATTGATGAAATACACAGGTTAAGCCCAGTAGTGGAAGAGATTCTTTATCCAGCAATGGAAGACTATCAGCTTGATATTATGATAGGGGAAGGGCCAGCGGCGCGCTCTATTAAGCTTGACCTTCCTCCCTTTACTTTGGTGGGGGCCACCACACGCGCAGGCTCATTAACATCGCCATTACGGGACCGTTTCGGGATTGTACAACGGCTGGAATTTTACAATGTAAAAGACCTTACTAGCATCGTTGCAAGAAGTGCAAGCTATCTTAATTTAGAAATGAATGAGGAAGGCGCTCAAGAAGTGGCACGTCGCTCTAGAGGTACACCGCGTATCGCTAATCGCTTACTTCGCCGTGTTCGAGATTATGCCGAGATTAAATCTGATGGTAGCGTAGGCGCTGATGTCGCTGCTAAAGCCCTCGATATGCTTGATGTAGACAAAGAAGGCTTTGATTACATGGACCGCAAATTGCTTACGGCTATTATTGAAAAGTTTGATGGTGGGCCAGTAGGCTTAGATAATTTGGCTGCTGCCATAGGCGAAGAGAAAGAAACCATAGAAGATGTAATTGAGCCCTTCCTTATTCAACAGGGCTTCTTACAGCGCACGCCACGGGGTCGCATCGTATCACAGCGCGCCTATCTGCACTTTGGCTTTACTCCGTCAGAATAA
- a CDS encoding flagellin, producing MFLHTNVATQQATNTLFGVNKGLSRSFEQLSSGLRINKASDDAAGLQISERLSSQTIGLNQAVENANSGQALLQVVDGSLSEVTRHLNDIRTLSIASQNGIYGKSDLASINQEVQAHLNEIARIADSTTYAGEKIFDGNFIRDFAISANGSSNIRVDLTQDGDGIGLAGLGLTGFSVSASGQQPQSLSGQSVSGSSALNAGEVILQAQDNPGEKRLSVSTDSGLTFVERAVQLVENRGVNAALISTTANEILGLNATSTNFVTGDVILNQTNADIRVATPTGEFQISSSLNSKVGQYDAQSAQQNGSTLDMVDNAIEIISNLRTDMGATSNRFSSALKSMSSTSVNLQRASAQITQSDFASVTAQETRFSILQKANVSVLAMANQMPQNVLFLLN from the coding sequence ATGTTTTTGCATACCAATGTAGCCACACAACAGGCTACAAACACCCTGTTCGGTGTAAACAAAGGCCTGAGTCGTTCCTTCGAGCAACTAAGTTCAGGGCTTCGTATCAACAAAGCGAGTGATGATGCGGCGGGCCTCCAAATCTCTGAGCGCCTTAGCAGTCAAACAATCGGACTCAATCAAGCCGTCGAAAACGCTAATAGCGGGCAAGCGCTGTTACAAGTAGTTGATGGTAGCCTAAGCGAAGTCACTCGCCACTTGAATGACATTCGCACGCTGTCTATAGCTTCACAAAACGGCATCTACGGTAAAAGCGACCTAGCTTCTATAAATCAAGAAGTTCAGGCGCACCTCAACGAAATAGCACGTATTGCTGATTCTACTACTTATGCAGGTGAGAAAATTTTTGACGGTAACTTTATCCGCGATTTTGCGATAAGCGCGAACGGCAGCAGCAACATTCGCGTCGATTTAACGCAAGATGGTGATGGGATTGGTCTTGCCGGACTGGGTTTGACGGGGTTTTCAGTATCAGCGTCTGGTCAACAACCTCAAAGCTTGTCAGGGCAGAGTGTATCCGGATCGAGCGCACTAAATGCCGGCGAAGTGATACTTCAAGCGCAGGATAACCCCGGAGAAAAAAGATTGAGCGTTTCAACCGATAGCGGGTTAACGTTTGTAGAGCGGGCTGTTCAGTTAGTGGAAAATCGAGGCGTTAATGCGGCGCTAATTAGCACTACGGCCAACGAAATTTTAGGGCTCAATGCAACAAGCACTAATTTTGTAACAGGCGATGTAATCCTTAATCAGACCAATGCCGATATCCGCGTGGCTACCCCGACAGGTGAGTTTCAAATATCGTCGAGTTTGAACAGCAAAGTCGGTCAGTACGATGCGCAAAGTGCACAGCAAAATGGAAGCACATTAGACATGGTCGATAACGCCATTGAAATTATAAGTAATTTGCGAACAGATATGGGGGCAACGTCAAACCGCTTTTCTTCAGCGCTCAAAAGTATGTCGAGCACGAGCGTAAATTTACAGCGTGCCAGTGCCCAAATAACTCAGTCGGATTTTGCTAGCGTTACTGCCCAAGAAACGCGTTTTTCTATTCTACAGAAGGCTAATGTCAGTGTCTTAGCAATGGCCAATCAAATGCCACAAAATGTTCTGTTCCTGTTAAATTGA
- the tolQ gene encoding protein TolQ, protein MSSDLTFIGLFLQASFIVQLVMLLLLSVSVASWTFIFQRSKALSAARNEMRQFEDKFWSGADLNRLYQELSARTNLTGMGSIFCSGFKEFVRLRKSNTATNGIVDGTYRAMRVSMSRQVEELESRLPFLATAGSISPYIGLFGTVWGIMNAFIALGEVQQATLAMVAPGIAEALIATAIGLFAAIPAVIAYNRFSHQVEKLENSYGNFMEEFSAILHRQAVAAQAQQQA, encoded by the coding sequence GTGTCATCTGATCTCACTTTTATTGGCTTGTTCTTACAAGCAAGCTTTATTGTTCAACTTGTTATGCTTTTACTTTTAAGCGTTTCAGTTGCGTCTTGGACTTTCATATTTCAACGAAGTAAAGCTTTGTCGGCTGCACGAAATGAAATGCGTCAGTTTGAAGATAAGTTCTGGTCAGGCGCAGACCTGAACCGTCTTTATCAAGAGCTTTCGGCAAGAACTAACCTAACCGGTATGGGCAGCATTTTCTGTTCAGGTTTTAAAGAGTTTGTTCGCCTGCGCAAGTCAAACACGGCAACTAATGGCATTGTTGACGGTACTTACCGTGCTATGCGTGTTTCTATGTCACGTCAAGTTGAAGAACTAGAAAGTCGTCTACCTTTTCTAGCTACTGCAGGCTCTATCAGTCCTTACATCGGTCTTTTCGGAACAGTGTGGGGAATAATGAATGCCTTCATCGCGTTAGGTGAAGTACAGCAAGCTACCCTTGCAATGGTAGCGCCTGGTATTGCAGAGGCGCTTATTGCAACTGCCATTGGTCTATTTGCAGCTATTCCAGCTGTAATTGCATACAACCGTTTTAGTCACCAAGTTGAGAAGCTAGAAAATAGCTATGGCAACTTCATGGAAGAGTTCTCGGCAATTCTTCATCGCCAAGCGGTTGCTGCGCAAGCACAACAACAAGCCTAA